One window from the genome of Asterias rubens chromosome 11, eAstRub1.3, whole genome shotgun sequence encodes:
- the LOC117296659 gene encoding protein TsetseEP-like, with protein MGLCSNLGSAPGSGLCLVIQEGKMWYTALEPKQDPEPKQDPEPRPDPEPKPEPEPKQDPEPKQDPEPKQDPEPKPDPEPKPEPKPKPGSETKPEPEPKPEPEPEPKPDSEPKPDSEAKPEPETQPEPEPKPDSEAKMEPETKPEPEPEPKPDSEAKPEPEPNSKVNPHSAPSGIRTGVGEVEGEER; from the coding sequence ATGGGGCTTTGTTCAAACCTTGGCTCAGCACCAGGCTCTGGGCTCTGTTTGGTCATCCAGGAAGGAAAGATGTGGTACACTGCTCTAGAGCCCAAGCAGGACCCAGAGCCCAAGCAGGACCCAGAGCCCAGGCCAGacccagagcccaagccagagccagAGCCCAAGCAAGACCCAGAGCCCAAGCAGGACCCAGAGCCCAAGCAGGacccagagcccaagccagacccagagcccaagccagagccaaaGCCTAAGCCAGGCTCAGAAACTAAGCCAGaaccagagcccaagccagagccagAGCCAGAGCCTAAGCCGGACTCAGAGCCTAAGCCGGACTCAGAGGCCAAGCCGGAACCAGAGACCCAGCCAGAGCCAGAGCCTAAGCCGGACTCGGAGGCCAAGATGGAACCAGAGACCAAGCCAGAGCCAGAGCCGGAGCCTAAGCCGGACTCAGAGGCCAAGCCGGAACCAGAGCCCAATTCAAAAGTCAATCCACACAGTGCTCccagcgggattcgaaccggggttggagaggtggaaggcgaggaaagataa